A genomic stretch from Helianthus annuus cultivar XRQ/B chromosome 1, HanXRQr2.0-SUNRISE, whole genome shotgun sequence includes:
- the LOC110871370 gene encoding putative F-box/FBD/LRR-repeat protein At4g13965, protein MGVKKLRTETETTLDSLPEIPLLEILSYLDAKHAVETSMISRSWSFLWTLVPDLNFSSDSFKQLHVFDNFVIKVLSNRQPVQLRRLTFKRGGTCNAQMVKKVFDYAFLHGVKELEASIGYTIYNQGIWMWPIWSSDSLTSLKLVSKYAAGCPFLQPRSGSFKNLTSLHLVWVIIRDLDPFSGFPELDKLRLVRCYLATNGQALNVHALQLSEFTFVYCSQDVGHCEFTTPKLRYFKWKGSGLPQLKAHFPVLDTGVINSNGRSSRKNQEKMEFDNLLMMFDTLQAAKSITLSAHVVRLLALFPVNGIRCSPFRDLRFLKLDFKVHHIYIETDSKLFFSETLQLVPGVKAYLLHKSPDAKCTIINYLKEESPCSKEYV, encoded by the coding sequence ATGGGGGTCAAAAAATTACGTACAGAAACAGAAACAACGCTTGACAGTCTGCCCGAAATCCCGCTGCTTGAAATTCTTTCTTATCTTGACGCCAAACATGCCGTTGAAACATCGATGATATCGCGATCATGGTCGTTTTTATGGACCTTGGTTCCCGATCTCAATTTCAGTTCTGATAGTTTTAAACAACTCCATGTTTTTGATAACTTTGTCATTAAGGTTTTATCCAATCGTCAACCAGTGCAGTTGCGTAGACTAACCTTCAAACGTGGTGGAACATGCAATGCCCAGATGGTAAAAAAAGTTTTTGATTACGCGTTTTTGCACGGTGTAAAAGAACTGGAAGCAAGCATCGGATACACTATATATAACCAAGGGATCTGGATGTGGCCGATCTGGTCATCGGATTCATTAACAAGCTTGAAGTTAGTGAGCAAATATGCTGCGGGTTGCCCGTTTTTGCAACCAAGATCAGGATCATTCAAGAATCTCACCAGTTTACATCTGGTATGGGTAATCATCAGGGATCTTGATCCGTTCTCAGGGTTTCCGGAGCTAGACAAGTTAAGATTGGTCCGTTGTTATCTTGCTACAAATGGCCAAGCTTTGAATGTACACGCTCTGCAACTTTCAGAGTTCACCTTCGTTTACTGCAGTCAGGATGTGGGTCACTGTGAATTCACGACTCCAAAACTTAGATATTTCAAGTGGAAAGGGAGTGGTCTCCCACAGTTGAAAGCACATTTTCCTGTTCTTGACACCGGGGTCATTAATTCCAATGGTCGTAGCAGCCGCAAAAATCAAGAGAAGATGGAGTTTGATAATCTGCTGATGATGTTCGATACTTTACAAGCTGCCAAATCGATTACGCTTTCCGCACATGTTGTTCGTCTACTTGCATTGTTTCCGGTGAATGGAATCCGTTGTTCACCTTTTCGGGATTTGAGGTTTTTGAAGCTGGATTTTAAGGTACACCATATATATATTGAAACTGACAGCAAGTTGTTTTTTAGTGAAACGTTACAACTTGTTCCTGGTGTCAAAGCTTACCTGCTACACAAATCACCTGATGCCAAGTGTACCATAATTAATTATCTAAAGGAAGAATCTCCATGCTCAAAAGAGTATGTGTGA